The Tubulanus polymorphus chromosome 1, tnTubPoly1.2, whole genome shotgun sequence genome contains a region encoding:
- the LOC141914974 gene encoding uncharacterized protein RP688-like produces MTQSDHAVLLDLLDLLINICERMNITHFMYGGTLLGSWRHHGMVPWDDDIDIIANIRYKETLSRELQKLGPVYRVVQRKFQTKFMRNKGRIITPWQWTWPFIDFQYFIEDDTYIMDANPNFGDMKFLKSDIFPLHKRPFHGRMLNSPNKPLKYLHLTYGFSDQCQTHYWSHRIENFQEVVKTECSSLKHKFPFVHRRFINGIMEETLKLDGMKLQTYFVNEINESVTEPYSLRAMPPI; encoded by the coding sequence ATGACTCAATCTGATCACGCGGTGCTGTTAGATCTACTTGATTTATTAATAAACATATGCGAAAGGATGAATATAACGCATTTCATGTATGGCGGAACATTGCTGGGTTCTTGGCGCCATCATGGAATGGTTCCGTGGGATGATGATATTGACATCATTGCTAATATAAGATATAAGGAGACTTTATCGCGTGAACTTCAAAAACTAGGCCCGGTTTATAGAGTCGTCCAACGAAAATTCCAGACAAAATTCATGCGAAACAAAGGACGGATTATTACTCCGTGGCAGTGGACATGGCCGTTCATCGATTtccaatatttcattgaagatGACACGTATATAATGGACGCGAATCCAAATTTTGGAGATatgaaatttctcaaatcggatatATTTCCATTGCATAAGCGTCCATTCCACGGTAGAATGTTAAACTCGCCCAATAAACCGCTGAAATATCTACACTTGACGTACGGATTTTCTGATCAATGCCAAACGCATTATTGGAGTCACAGGATTGAAAACTTCCAAGAAGTTGTAAAAACGGAGTGCTCTAGTCTGAAACACAAATTCCCATTCGTTCATCGCCGTTTCATCAATGGTATAATGGAAGAAACGCTGAAACTCGACGGAATGAAATTACAAACATATTTTGTGAACGAAATAAACGAATCTGTGACAGAACCATATAGTTTACGAGCCATGCCACCAATATAA
- the LOC141914985 gene encoding uncharacterized protein LOC141914985, which produces MPKDGEVEVVSPSQFPALIVEDNCESIHHCSCKFQQVPAEINAKNIVTVTRAGSPLRRACTGPNMAKLFTTTPKPQYITIATPIQTNTCSSDGWSTVDCMNSGGDTVETQSNLPSTDVSETFMRTDASNSYTWALVDSSTITEAKNGSIEKFRRDTAANNEMDFYEMVGPIVVPQNSTFIDEREARCINDYIRTTDLSHIEGQPKLKKIRESESPIKHMTNIPIPPNICRTKMNKPDTQYLTSTPIDKIRGDKDHLTSLDVSAVRSPSYGSNEFHFNASSREVITSEFIGDVSLEEEPEPCVVDKPCSPKFTHEQEVKKMIEEKNPCCVGKLRQTLPLPAAIVCYQTDLPRHPIPPDDLHLF; this is translated from the exons atgccTAAAGATGGAGAAGTTGAGGTTGTCAGTCCATCTCAATTTCCTGCATTGATTGTTGAAGACAACTGTGAATCAATACATCACTGTTCCTGCAAATTTCAGCAAGTTCCTGCTG aaataaatgcCAAGAATATTGTCACAGTAACTAGGGCAGGCAGCCCATTGCGTAGAGCTTGCACTGGACCGAATATGGCaaaattatttacaacaaCCCCAAAGCCTCAATACATAACTATAGCGACGCCTATACAG ACTAACACCTGCAGTTCGGATGGATGGAGTACAGTTGATTGTATGAACAGTGGTGGAGATACTGTTGAAACTCAATCAAATCTTCCAA GTACAGATGTCTCCGAAACATTTATGAGAACTGATGCTTCTAACTCTTACACATGGGCATTAGTTGATTCTTCAACAATAACTGAGGCCAAAAATGGAAGTATTGAAAAGTTTCGCAGAGATACAGCAGCAAATAATG aaatggaTTTTTATGAGATGGTCGGCCCCATTGTCGTTCCACAGAATTCTACTTTCATAGATGAGAGAGAGGCAAGGTGTATAAATGATTATATCCGTACAACAGACCTTTCACACATAG AGGGAcagccaaaattgaaaaagatccGAGAATCAGAAAGTCCCATAAAACATATGACCAATATCCCAATTCCACCCAAT ATTTGCCGAACCAAGATGAATAAACCAGACACTCAGTACCTAACAAGTACCCCTATTGATAAAATACGTGGTGATAAAGACCATCTGACATCA CTGGATGTTTCTGCGGTACGTTCTCCTTCCTATGgatcaaatgaatttcattttaatgcTTCAAGCCGAGAAGTCATCACATCAGAATTCATCGGCGACGTGTCTCTTGAAGAGGAACCAGAACCATGTGTTGTTGATAAACCGTGCTCACCTAAATTCACTCATGAGCAAGAAGTGAAG AAAATGATTGAAGAGAAGAATCCTTGTTGTGTTGGAAAACTTCGCCAAACTCTACCCCTACCTGCAGCTATCGTATGCTACCAAACGGATTTACCCAGACATCCTATTCCACCAG ATGATCTGCATTTGTTTTAA
- the LOC141910173 gene encoding splicing regulator SDE2-like yields the protein MFTEVMVNCWAFQGKHFHLEVESGTDLITHFRDRLGLVDFYITCNGKIIDVDADLKSNGIYHVIPRLPGGKGGFGSMLRAIGAQIEKTTSREACRDLSGRRMRDVNNEKKLKEWISKKADREREKEEKRKERFERRRAVPNHKFDDPQYDQQKAKVKDNLEDALQAGLKKSSQATVSSSSTTSESRKRKSDSEIEHDRDLKKKAVEWLGMSVENLSDLDTSSDDSDSDTAQPSSSRSSSTSAQAEQSNEEEKEKRNADDTHEIEQKGESECITSADGQTSVDTNVSDEVKESESGLLTALKAIPPTSNQQQEAQIMDIFEPIDLDGFISAEQLKECGLERLKQDLISRGLKCGGTLDERASRLYSVKGLSSDQYPAALKAKPVKGKKR from the exons ATGTTTACTGAAGTGATGGTGAATTGTTGGGCGTTTCAAGGGAAACATTTCCATTTAGAAGTTGAATCTGGTACAGACTTAATAACTCATTTCAGGGATAGACTG gGATTGgttgatttctatattacTTGCAATGGAAAGATTATAGATGTTGATGCTGATCTGAAATCAAATGGCATCTATCATGTCATTCCCAGATTGCCTGGAGGAAAAGGAG GATTTGGATCTATGCTTCGAGCAATCGGTGCCCAGATCGAGAAAACCACGAGTCGTGAAGCCTGTCGTGATTTAAGCGGGCGTCGGATGAGAGATGTGAACAatgaaaaaaa GCTTAAGGAATGGATCAGTAAGAAAGCGGACAGAGAAcgagaaaaagaagaaaaacgcAAAGAAAGATTTGAAAGACGTCGTGCGGTACCTAACCATAAATTTGATGATCCTCAGTACGATCAACAAAAAGCTAAAGTCAAAGACAACCTCGAAGACGCGCTTCAAGCAG GTTTAAAGAAATCGTCGCAAGCCACAGTTTCTTCATCGTCCACAACATCGGAATCTCGAAAGAGGAAGAGTGATAGTGAAATCGAACACGACCGTGACCTCAAGAAAAAGGCTGTAGAATG GCTTGGAATGTCAGTCGAAAATCTTAGTGATTTGGATACAAgttcagatgattcagatTCAGATACAGCTCAGCCCTCCAGTAGTAGAAGTAGTAGCACTTCAGCTCAGGCTGAACAGTCAAATGAAGAggaaaaagagaaaagaaatGCCGATGATACACATGAAATCGAACAGAAAGGAGAAAGTGAATGTATCACATCAGCTGATGGTCAAACTAGTGTGGATacaaatgtctcagatgaagtaAAAGAATCGGAATCAGGCTTACTGACTGCTCTGAAAGCCATTCCACCCACGTCTAATCAACAGCAG GAGGCGCAAATAATGGATATATTTGAACCTATAGATTTGGATGGATTTATATCTGCTGAACAGTTGAAAGAATGTGGACTCGAACGATTAAAGCAAGATCTTATATCTCGTGGATTGAAATGTGGAGGAACTCTCGACGAACGCGCGTCAAGATTATACTCTGTAAAGGGATTAAGTAGTGATCAGTATCCAGCAGCTCTGAAAGCCAAACCTGTCAAAGGAAAAAAACGTTGA
- the LOC141914964 gene encoding WD repeat-containing protein 64-like codes for MSTLPSKGGLPRPYTLGTFQKRLNDFQAFINEITFQDIEATPEERRLLITESLRFDQFCDTIRSLFGSEVRNNDLKLLYRKISTNPDAKIDWSELFFHTENEEPHLTIEEDVTVFTVSKKRRIGEAAGDKKRRDVVQTIKVTPSLEGFLVTSQKGTISIWTSKLRLQTCCELNESAWVTGCDYLPGIRRVLVASERSISIWDNRAKSKTQNIFTIKPMPSAPQCVTWVPWTSNAMEDTILFGDDHGNINLMTIASKDLNMKNSKDDNNSKNQTEAPNLVIDPEKLTYPIHKRKIHEDWVIKIDYIPELGCFASCSPSSSTSFVLEEIDRIMDNGEIRGMSLTKGVNAFAFCKSANMIATGGVDKIIRVWHPHIFSRPTGKLLGHLFTIVDIAVNEKDQHIISLSTARVIRVWDISTLTSLQVFTDNEERPGERRIYSMVFDDKSDRLLTGSSVIDAWPLTRAVQDTMQVPHTHDRPINQVYYNNALNQVITVCTESVMKIWEMESGKFVYAIKDPHGPGVEMTALCFDKTGFRMATGGFDGSICIWDVGAGQKIKHRSGRNTDEDLSIVGMAYYQVRDKRCIAVAGWTNKIRLLVDSNEANDLPILREFNDFYQWPHDSFCYPPLQGEQRRDSLNKLEPLPEIGHASVTDLFRKEYILTNYEMGCTTVNNDNPNQFITSCANGHTIIWDVENSSIDKIIQKSEGPATPSISHHRRRQALPFRIHKVDVLIHKTRRLDPKYIKSLLTTDDAHSTLTRSRQRSRTTSTMKKPSEKTPEEAVDETIEKTTEIPESNTNAGIAAENEIPSKSGPSRDETYSRVDGGKSSVDENPEEHMLVEVSAPVMVTCHHDSFVRFWNMEGEMYREITPMARCHGSPVTAVCTDQDCNVMVTGDLKGYVVLWDIGKFLEDPNSEDPEAIKQLISWRAHLTKIVSLVYVDSKETIISASTDGSVRLWWGRKGRFVGFFGQVRPLTFPSSELNAGTPTLPYDITEGPLIPAKHSLDRQKLPTRKFEYPLKFDNQKWRPVYSPMRLGARKPTILEKKFFRALIKPKAYRDHLETFTTAEMKSGAVFRALPVYRVKTPEKPSTPLEIKRNAARSDNFGAMLPMKTRRRSIGRMSVGSRAPSVSPPPFRKSTNF; via the exons ATGTCAACATTACCAAGTAAAGGAGGTTTACCGCGGCCGTACACGCTGGGCACATTTCAAAAGAGATTAAACGATTTTCAAGCGTTTATCAACGAAATAACCTTTCAGGATATTGAGGCCACCCCAGAAGAGAGGAGATTACTGATTACAG AGAGTCTTCGTTTTGATCAGTTTTGCGACACCATACGATCGCTGTTTGGTTCTGAAgttagaaataatgatttgaaattactCTATCGAAAGATCTCGACCAATCCAGATGCTAAGATTGACTGGAGTGAG TTATTTTTCCACACGGAAAATGAAGAACCACATTTAACTATCGAAGAAGATGTTACTGTATTCACGGTTTCTAAAAAGAGACGCATTGGCGAAGCAGCAG GTGACAAGAAGAGAAGGGATGTCGTCCAAACAATTAAAGTCACCCCTAGTCTGGAAGGTTTTCTAGTCACCTCTCAGAAAGGGACAATTTCTATCTGGACCAGTAAG cttCGTTTACAAACGTGTTGTGAGTTAAAT GAAAGTGCCTGGGTGACCGGCTGTGATTATTTACCCGGAATCAGACGAGTTCTAGTCGCTTCTGAACGCAGTATTTCAATATGGGATAACCGCGCAAAAAGTAAAACTCAG AACATTTTCACGATAAAACCAATGCCGAGTGCGCCACAATGCGTGACATGGGTTCCGTGGACGAGCAACGCCATGGAAGACACGATTCTGTTCGGAGACGATCACGGTAACATCAATCTGATGACTATTGCATCGAAAGATCTCAACATGAAAAACTCGAAAGACGACAACAATAGTAAGAATCAAACGGAAGCGCCGAATCTCGTTATTGATCCAGAAAAATTGACCta ccCTATTCATAAAAGAAAAATCCACGAAGACTGGGTAATCAAA atTGACTACATTCCTGAATTAGGATGCTTCGCCTCTTGCTCGCCAAGCAGTTCAACATCTTTTGTCCTTGAAGAAATTGACCGCATAATGGACAACGG TGAAATTCGCGGCATGTCTTTAACGAAAGGAGTAAATGCATTTGCTTTCTGTAAAAGTGCGAATATGATAGCTACCGGTGGAGTGGATAAAATCATTCGAGTTTGGCATCCACACATCTTCTCCCGACCAACAG GAAAATTGTTAGGGCATCTATTCACGATTGTCGACATAGCAGTAAACGAGAAAGACCAACATATAATCAGTTTATCTACTGCTCGGGTGATTCGTGTCTGGGACATCAGCACATTGACTAGTTTACAGGTTTTCACTGATAACGAAGAAAGACCCGGGGAGAGACGAatttattcaatggtatttgatgataaatctgATCGATTACTCACAG GTTCCAGTGTGATAGACGCTTGGCCATTGACAAGAGCCGTTCAAGATACAATGCAAGTTCCGCATACTCACGATAGGCCCATCAATCAG GTTTATTACAATAACGCCCTGAATCAAGTAATAACTGTTTGTACAGAATCTGTTATGAAAATCTGGGAAATGGAGTCAGGAAAATTCGTGTACGCAATCAAAGATCCTCACGGACCCGGAGTGGAGATGACAGCTCTTTGTTTCGACAAGACCGGATTTCGAATGGCCACTGGAGGATTTGATG GATCTATATGTATTTGGGACGTAGGAGCAGGGCAGAAAATTAAACATCGTAGTGGACGAAATACTGACGAGGATCTCAGTATCGTCGGCATGGCATACTATCAGGTCAGAGATAAAAGGTGCATTGCGGTTGCTGGCTGGACAAATAAAATACGTCTATTAGTG GATTCGAATGAGGCGAATGATCTTCCGATTCTTCGTGAGTTTAATGATTTCTATCAGTGGCCGCACGACAGTTTTTGTTACCCGCCATTACAAGGAGAACAACGTCGGGATTCTTTGAATAAATTGGAACCATTGCCTGAAATAGGACATGCATCAGTGACTGATTTGTTTAGAAAg GAGTACATATTGACGAATTACGAAATGGGATGTACAACTGTAAATAACGATAATCCCAATCAATTCATAACCAGTTGTGCTAATGGTCACACCATCATCTGGGACGTAGAAAATTCATCTATAGATAAAAT cATTCAGAAATCCGAAGGTCCAGCGACACCGTCAATAAGTCATCATAGACGTAGGCAGGCGCTTCCATTCAGAATTCATAAAGTTGACGTTCTAATTCACAAAACCAGACGATTGGATCCAAAATATATCAA GAGCTTACTGACTACCGACGATGCGCACAGTACATTGACGAGGAGTCGACAGAGATCACGGACAACATCGACGATGAAGAAACCATCCGAAAAAACTCCg GAGGAGGCTGTTGATGAGACCATTGAAAAGACAACGGAGATTCCAGAATCAAATACAAATGCAGGAATCGCTGCTGAAAATG AAATCCCTAGTAAATCTGGCCCGAGTCGAGATGAAACATATTCTAGAGTTGACGGTGGAAAGTCATCCGTGGACGAGAATCCCGAAGAGCACATGCTAGTCGAAGTATCTGCTCCGGTTATGGTTACTTGCCATCACGATTCATTCGTTAGATTTTGGAATATGGAG GGTGAGATGTATCGGGAAATCACACCAATGGCACGCTGTCACGGCTCACCAGTTACTGCAGTTTGTACAGATCAAGACTGTAACGTCATGGTGACAGGAGATTTAA AGGGTTACGTAGTTTTATGGGATATTGGTAAATTCTTGGAAGATCCGAATTCCGAAGACCCC GAGGCAATCAAACAGTTGATAAGTTGGAGAGCGCATTTGACTAAGATTGTATCATTGGTTTATGTTGATTCTAAGGAGACTATCATATCGGCTTCAACCGATGGATCGGTCAG ACTTTGGTGGGGAAGAAAAGGTCGATTCGTCGGTTTCTTCGGACAAGTTCGTCCCTTGACATTCCCATCATCAGAATTAAACGCTGGAACTCCCACGTTACCATATGACATCACAGAA GGTCCGTTGATTCCCGCAAAACATAGCCTAGATCGGCAAAAGCTACCGACCCGAAAGTTTGAATATCCTTTAAAGTTTGACAACCAAAAGTGGCGACCTGTGTATAGTCCTATGCGGTTGGGCGCCAGAAAACCGACTATCCTAGAAAAGAAGTTCTTCCGAGCTCTCATCAAGCCAAAG GCATATAGAGATCATTTGGAGACGTTTACTACAGCGGAAATGAAATCAGGCGCAGTATTCAGAGCTTTACCAGTATATAGA GTAAAAACCCCAGAGAAACCAAGCACACCACTAGAAATTAAAAGGAATGCCGCACGTTCGGATAATTTTGGGGCGATGTTGCCGATGAAAACTAGGCGGAGATCTATTGGAAGGATGAGCGTAGGTAGCAGAGCCCCATCTGTGTCCCCACCACCATTTCGCAAATCaactaatttctaa